Part of the Nitrospinota bacterium genome is shown below.
TCGCGGCGCTGGGTCTTCCGGGATTGAACGGATTCGTCGGCGAGTTTTTGATCCTCATGGGGGTGTGGACCTCGCATCTGTTATCGGATCTTTCAACCATCTATGTATTGATGGCAGGTCTTTCTATCGTGCTGGCGTCTATATACATGTTGTATATGTTCCAGGGTTCCATGCAGGAGACCAACCCCAAAACCGATCAAAACCTGACGGATATCAATCGGACAGAATTCGGTTTACTGCTTCCCGCCTGCGTGCTTATCATCTTCATTGGTCTGTTTCCCAAGCCTTTCATCGACCGCGTTTCTCCTTCGGTGGATTCTCTTTTGCACGTGGAAAAAACCGTGAACCTGCATAGCGGGGAAAAGAACGCGCACCACTAGAGTTAAGATTTTTTTTTAAATCCCGCTCTTAACTTTCAACCCTTCATAATCTTCATGAAGCTCGGCGACCGTATCGTAGATGGAATTTTTCTCGAACGCCCCAACCGTTACCTCGCAAAAGTAACCATCGAGGGGGTAGAAGTCTTCGCGCACGTTCCCGATCCCGGTCGACTCCCAGGATTGATGATCCCCGGTCGTAAAGTGCGACTGGTTTATAATCCCGGTCCCAAACGCAAAACAGATTTCACGTTGGTACTGGTTCGTCACGGGTCTTTATGGGTCTCTGTGTATCCGGTGTTTGCCAATGCCCTGGTGAAAAAGGCTCTTGAAAAGCGCTCTCTGCCTTTTCTGACGGGTTATGAAAAGTTTGTCAGCGAAGTGAAAATGGGAAACAGCCGGTTCGATTTCCAACTGGAGTTTGGCGGCAGTCTGGCTTATGTGGAAGTGAAGTCCGTGAGCCTGGTAGAAGACACGGTGGGGAAGTTCCCCGATGCGCCCACCGAACGGGGAGTCAAGCACTTGCAGGAATTGATCGAATTACGCAAACAAGGCACTCGGGCCGCAGTTCTGTTCATTTCCCAGAGATCGGACACGCGATCCATCGTTCCCAACGATGCGGTCGATCCGAAATTTGGAGACTGGTTGCGGAAAGCGCACGAGCAGGGTGTCGAGTTGTATGGGCACAACTGCAAGGTCACGTCATCCTCAGTTTCCCTCGAAAACCCGGTCGCTATCGTTTTGCCTACTTAAAGAAGTTATCCAGTTTGGGGTCTACATACCAATCTTCATTTTCCCAGAACCAAAGTTGGTCGACGAGAATGGTTTTCAACTGGTTGCTGGGCAGGATGGACAGCTGATAACGCATGGTGACGATGGCTTTGTTGAACTCTTTGACCGGACCATCCGTCTTGGTTTGTACCGGGATGTCATCATTGAAGAGTTTCGCATCTAATACTGAACTCTCGTAAAAGACAACATTTTCTTTTATTTTGAGTGAATCGGTCAGGAATTGGCGACGTTTGGCAATTGGCAGGTAGGGGGCGCTGAGGTCCATCATTTTTGCCTCAAACCGTTTGTTGAACTGATGGATTTTCGTTTGCAGGTTTTCCTCTCTATCGACATGGGAATAATGGGCACAGGCCGTCCAAAAGAGGATGAAAAACAGAACGAAAATTTTTCGTGGGAGAATAAGGGATTGTCGATTTTTCATGGTTTGACCTGTTGTGGTAAGATGGGCGATAATTCGTGGGAAGGTTGCAAGCTTCAAACATCGCTCGGCAGTTCGAATTATAAAGGATTTTTTTTTAAATCGCCAGTCCCTCAAAAGGTTGGCAAAATATTTCTTCTCAACTCTATTACCCAAAGTTAATTCTTTTGAAAAAAATAAACCGCACTCCAGTTAAAACCCGCAGGAAACCACCCACAAGAGCAAAC
Proteins encoded:
- the sfsA gene encoding DNA/RNA nuclease SfsA, giving the protein MKLGDRIVDGIFLERPNRYLAKVTIEGVEVFAHVPDPGRLPGLMIPGRKVRLVYNPGPKRKTDFTLVLVRHGSLWVSVYPVFANALVKKALEKRSLPFLTGYEKFVSEVKMGNSRFDFQLEFGGSLAYVEVKSVSLVEDTVGKFPDAPTERGVKHLQELIELRKQGTRAAVLFISQRSDTRSIVPNDAVDPKFGDWLRKAHEQGVELYGHNCKVTSSSVSLENPVAIVLPT